A single region of the Streptomyces sp. ITFR-16 genome encodes:
- a CDS encoding ROK family protein, with translation MKSNLTPLGPKADKDTVRRSNLSLVLRAVRDEGEGEATRAGVAARVGLTRAAVSSLVEQLIDSGFLTESGKTFSGQAGRPGTALKTARTGPAGLGVEVNIDYVSVCVVDLAGTGRVRLTEHLDNRGAPPGEVLARAARIAARTLDSAREQELFPVGVALALPGLVSGGAVRQAPNLGWNQVPAEELFAASLAAERPGGTALAVRSENEANLAALAELWFGGLERIRSFLYLTGEIGVGGAVVIDGELLRGAHGFAGEIGHVVVDARGPRCRCGSRGCLEQYAGQAALLRAAGIEETGSGTGVAALEQRVRAGDERAVEAVAEAGRMLGRVLSGAVNLLDPDAVVLGGIYRNLMPWLSPPADRELTDRVVSGLWTRGSGRLRASSVAGDAARGAAALVMTDVLADPVAYAGRITA, from the coding sequence ATGAAGAGCAACCTCACGCCGCTGGGGCCCAAGGCCGACAAGGACACCGTCCGGCGCAGCAACCTCAGCCTCGTGCTGCGGGCCGTCCGTGACGAGGGCGAGGGCGAGGCCACCCGGGCCGGGGTCGCCGCGCGGGTGGGACTGACCCGGGCGGCCGTGTCCTCGCTGGTCGAGCAGCTGATCGACAGCGGGTTCCTCACCGAGTCGGGCAAGACGTTCAGCGGCCAGGCCGGCCGCCCCGGCACGGCGCTCAAGACGGCCCGCACCGGGCCGGCCGGGCTCGGGGTCGAGGTCAACATCGACTATGTGTCGGTGTGCGTCGTGGATCTGGCCGGCACCGGCCGGGTCCGGCTCACCGAGCATCTCGACAACCGGGGCGCGCCGCCCGGCGAGGTGCTGGCGCGGGCCGCCCGGATCGCCGCACGCACCCTGGACTCGGCGCGCGAGCAGGAGCTGTTCCCGGTCGGTGTGGCCCTGGCGCTGCCCGGTCTGGTCTCCGGCGGCGCGGTGCGCCAGGCCCCGAACCTGGGCTGGAACCAGGTCCCGGCCGAGGAGCTGTTCGCGGCCTCGCTGGCCGCCGAGCGCCCCGGCGGCACGGCTTTGGCGGTGCGCTCGGAGAACGAGGCGAATCTCGCCGCGCTGGCCGAGCTGTGGTTCGGCGGGCTGGAGCGGATCCGCAGCTTCCTCTATCTGACCGGTGAGATCGGTGTCGGCGGCGCCGTGGTCATCGACGGTGAGCTGCTGCGGGGTGCGCACGGCTTCGCCGGGGAGATCGGCCATGTGGTGGTGGACGCGCGGGGCCCGAGGTGCCGCTGCGGCTCGCGCGGCTGTCTGGAGCAGTACGCGGGTCAGGCGGCGCTCCTGCGGGCCGCCGGGATCGAGGAGACCGGCAGCGGGACCGGGGTCGCCGCGCTCGAACAGCGCGTGCGGGCGGGCGACGAGCGGGCGGTGGAGGCGGTCGCGGAGGCCGGCCGGATGCTGGGCCGGGTGCTGTCGGGGGCCGTGAATCTGCTGGACCCGGACGCGGTGGTGCTCGGCGGGATCTACCGGAACCTGATGCCGTGGCTGTCGCCGCCCGCCGACCGGGAGCTGACGGACCGGGTGGTGTCGGGGCTGTGGACCCGGGGCAGCGGCCGGCTGCGCGCCTCGTCCGTGGCGGGCGACGCGGCCCGGGGAGCGGCGGCGCTGGTGATGACGGACGTGCTGGCCGACCCGGTGGCGTACGCGGGGCGGATCACGGCCTGA
- the xylA gene encoding xylose isomerase → MTERFTPTPQDRFTFGLWTVGWQGRDPFGDATRDAIDPVDSVQRLAELGAYGVTFHDDDLIPFGSTDAEREGIVKRFRQSLDAAGLVVPMATTNLFTHPVFKDGAFTANDRDVRRYALRKTLRNIDLAVELGATTYVAWGGREGSESGAAKDIRVALDRMKEAFDLLGDYVTEQGYDLKFAIEPKPNEPRGDILLPTVGHALAFIERLERPEMVGVNPEVGHEQMAGLNFAHGIAQALWAGKLFHIDLNGQSGIKYDQDLRFGAGDLRQAFWLVDLLENSDYAGPRHFDFKPPRTEDYDGVWASAAGCMRNYLILKERAAAFRADPAVQEALRASRLDELAQRTAEDGVAGLLADRSAFEEFDVTAAAERGMAFEALDQLAMDHLLGVR, encoded by the coding sequence ATGACGGAACGCTTCACCCCCACCCCCCAGGACAGGTTCACCTTCGGCCTCTGGACCGTGGGCTGGCAGGGCCGCGACCCCTTCGGCGACGCGACCCGGGACGCGATCGACCCGGTCGACTCCGTCCAGCGCCTCGCGGAGCTGGGGGCGTACGGGGTGACCTTCCACGACGACGACCTGATCCCGTTCGGCTCGACGGACGCCGAGCGCGAAGGGATCGTCAAGCGATTCCGGCAGTCGCTGGACGCGGCCGGTCTCGTGGTCCCCATGGCCACGACGAACCTCTTCACGCACCCCGTCTTCAAGGACGGCGCGTTCACCGCCAACGACCGCGACGTCCGCCGCTACGCCCTGCGCAAGACCCTGCGCAACATCGACCTCGCCGTCGAGCTCGGCGCCACCACCTACGTCGCCTGGGGCGGCCGGGAGGGCTCCGAGTCGGGCGCCGCCAAGGACATCCGGGTCGCGCTCGACCGGATGAAGGAGGCCTTCGACCTGCTGGGCGACTACGTCACCGAGCAGGGCTACGACCTCAAGTTCGCCATCGAGCCCAAGCCGAACGAGCCGCGCGGTGACATCCTGCTGCCCACCGTCGGCCACGCCCTCGCCTTCATCGAGCGCCTGGAGCGCCCCGAGATGGTGGGCGTCAACCCCGAGGTCGGCCACGAGCAGATGGCCGGGCTGAACTTCGCGCACGGCATCGCACAGGCGCTGTGGGCGGGCAAGCTCTTCCACATCGACCTCAACGGCCAGTCCGGCATCAAGTACGACCAGGACCTCCGCTTCGGCGCCGGCGATCTGCGCCAGGCCTTCTGGCTCGTCGACCTGCTGGAGAACTCGGACTACGCGGGCCCGCGCCACTTCGACTTCAAGCCGCCGAGGACCGAGGACTACGACGGCGTCTGGGCCTCCGCGGCGGGCTGCATGCGCAACTACCTGATCCTCAAGGAGCGTGCCGCCGCCTTCCGCGCCGACCCGGCGGTCCAGGAGGCGCTGCGCGCGTCCCGGCTGGACGAGCTGGCGCAGCGCACCGCCGAGGACGGCGTCGCGGGGCTGCTGGCCGACCGCTCGGCCTTCGAGGAGTTCGACGTGACGGCGGCGGCGGAGCGCGGCATGGCGTTCGAGGCCCTGGACCAGCTGGCGATGGACCACCTGCTCGGAGTCCGCTGA
- the xylB gene encoding xylulokinase, translated as MPPHTVVIGVDSSTQSTKAAFVDTATGRLLAVGRAPHVVTGEGGARETDPEIWWQALRDAVAAGLKESGVAASDIAGIAVAGQQHGLVVLDAAGRPLRPALLWNDTRSAPQAAALTAALGGPDAWTARTGSVPVAAMTAAKWQWLRENEPQTAAAAAAIRLPHDFLTERLAGRAVTDPGDASGTCWYSTATGAYDPGLLALLSIDPALLPEVAAGGGARAGSLTDTAAEALGLPAGIAVAAGTGDNMSAAVGLGLGGAGLLDHPVLSLGTSGTVFAASRTRPASPALSGFAAADGTYLPLACTLNCTLAVDKVAELLGLDREDAAPGGEAVLLPYLDGERTPDLPTAAGLLTGLRHDTTPRQLLGAAYEGAVVTVLRALDELLRACGLDPADPEVADRPLRLIGGGAQGRMWVETVRRLSGRPVTVPASGELVALGAAALAAAAATGEDPVAVASGWDTGEDLRLEAVARDLTTWERVGSVLDRAAGPLLGADRTG; from the coding sequence ATGCCGCCGCATACCGTCGTCATCGGTGTGGACAGCTCCACCCAGTCCACCAAGGCGGCCTTCGTCGACACCGCCACCGGCCGGCTGCTCGCCGTCGGCCGCGCCCCGCACGTGGTCACCGGCGAGGGCGGGGCCCGCGAGACGGACCCCGAGATCTGGTGGCAGGCGCTGCGCGACGCGGTCGCCGCGGGGCTCAAGGAGTCCGGCGTCGCGGCCTCGGACATCGCGGGGATCGCCGTCGCCGGACAGCAGCACGGGCTGGTCGTCCTCGACGCGGCGGGCCGCCCGCTGCGCCCGGCCCTCCTGTGGAACGACACCCGCTCGGCCCCGCAGGCCGCCGCCCTCACCGCCGCGCTCGGCGGGCCCGACGCCTGGACCGCGCGCACCGGATCGGTGCCGGTGGCCGCCATGACCGCCGCGAAGTGGCAGTGGCTGCGGGAGAACGAGCCGCAGACCGCCGCGGCGGCCGCCGCGATCCGCCTCCCCCACGACTTCCTCACCGAGCGCCTCGCCGGCCGGGCGGTCACCGACCCCGGAGACGCCTCGGGGACCTGCTGGTACTCCACCGCGACCGGCGCCTACGACCCCGGACTGCTCGCCCTCCTGTCCATCGACCCGGCGCTGCTGCCGGAGGTGGCGGCCGGCGGCGGCGCGCGGGCGGGTTCGCTGACGGACACCGCGGCCGAGGCGCTGGGGCTGCCCGCCGGGATCGCCGTCGCGGCGGGCACCGGTGACAACATGAGCGCCGCCGTCGGGCTCGGACTCGGCGGCGCCGGACTGCTCGACCACCCGGTCCTGAGCCTGGGCACCTCGGGCACGGTCTTCGCCGCCTCCCGGACCCGGCCCGCCTCGCCCGCGCTCTCCGGCTTCGCCGCCGCCGACGGTACGTACCTCCCGCTGGCCTGCACCCTCAACTGCACGCTCGCCGTGGACAAGGTCGCCGAACTGCTCGGCCTGGACCGCGAGGACGCGGCCCCCGGCGGCGAGGCCGTCCTGCTCCCCTATCTGGACGGCGAGCGCACCCCGGATCTGCCCACCGCCGCCGGCCTCCTCACCGGGCTGCGGCACGACACCACGCCGCGTCAGCTCCTGGGCGCCGCCTACGAGGGCGCGGTCGTCACCGTGCTGCGCGCGCTGGACGAACTGCTGCGGGCCTGCGGGCTCGACCCGGCCGACCCCGAGGTGGCGGACCGGCCGCTGCGGCTGATCGGCGGGGGCGCCCAGGGGCGGATGTGGGTGGAGACCGTGCGCCGGCTCTCCGGCCGGCCGGTCACCGTGCCGGCCAGCGGCGAACTGGTCGCCCTGGGGGCCGCGGCACTCGCGGCGGCGGCGGCCACGGGTGAGGACCCGGTCGCCGTCGCGTCCGGCTGGGACACCGGCGAGGACCTGCGACTGGAGGCGGTCGCACGGGATCTGACGACCTGGGAGCGGGTCGGTTCCGTACTGGATCGGGCGGCCGGGCCCCTGCTGGGAGCGGACCGCACCGGCTGA
- a CDS encoding VWA domain-containing protein, whose protein sequence is MIIRRRLTAGVGILLATLAAGLGSALPAAADEPPAQGSPKVELVLDVSGSMRTRDIDGQSRMTAAKQAFNEVLDAVPEQVQLGIRTLGADYPGDDRKVGCKDTKQLYPVGPLDRTEAKTAVATLAPTGWTPIGPALLGAADDLEGGDSTRRIVLISDGEDTCGPLDPCEVARDIAARGIHLVIDTLGLVPNAKIRRQLTCIAEATGGTYTAVQHTDELSGRVQQLVDRAAEPVVTPVATKGTASCADAPQLTPGLYTDREKFAEHRWYKVDVLPGQELRASVSVFADRAVNNDYGMLLRAVTTHGREIVRGSESGTGRTDAISSGLRYPKAEEDTGGDTKPAAETVCLQVSNSFSAPASVKTAPGMPVELTVDLVDAPDEAADVAAFGLGRGWWLLGVLVLTGLVAGLLTGWISRWRIAVWRTS, encoded by the coding sequence ATGATCATAAGAAGAAGGCTGACGGCCGGGGTGGGCATCCTGCTCGCCACCCTGGCCGCCGGGCTCGGCTCGGCCCTTCCCGCCGCCGCCGACGAACCCCCCGCCCAGGGCTCCCCCAAGGTCGAGCTGGTGCTCGACGTCAGTGGCTCCATGCGGACCCGCGACATCGACGGCCAGTCCCGGATGACCGCGGCGAAGCAGGCGTTCAACGAGGTACTGGACGCGGTGCCCGAGCAGGTGCAGCTGGGCATCCGCACCCTCGGCGCCGACTACCCGGGCGACGACCGCAAGGTGGGCTGCAAGGACACCAAGCAGCTCTATCCGGTCGGCCCGCTGGACCGCACCGAGGCCAAGACCGCCGTCGCCACCCTGGCCCCCACCGGCTGGACCCCGATCGGACCGGCGCTGCTGGGCGCCGCCGACGATCTGGAGGGCGGCGACTCCACCCGCCGGATCGTGCTGATCAGCGACGGCGAGGACACCTGCGGCCCGCTCGACCCGTGCGAGGTCGCCCGCGACATCGCGGCGCGCGGCATCCACCTGGTCATCGACACCCTCGGCCTGGTGCCGAACGCGAAGATCCGCCGGCAGCTGACCTGCATCGCCGAAGCCACCGGCGGCACATACACCGCCGTCCAGCACACCGATGAACTCTCCGGCCGTGTGCAGCAGTTGGTGGACCGCGCGGCGGAGCCCGTCGTCACCCCGGTCGCCACGAAGGGCACCGCCAGCTGCGCCGACGCCCCGCAGCTCACCCCGGGCCTCTACACCGACCGCGAGAAGTTCGCCGAGCACCGCTGGTACAAGGTCGACGTGCTCCCCGGCCAGGAACTGCGCGCCTCGGTCAGCGTGTTCGCCGACCGTGCCGTCAACAACGACTACGGGATGCTGCTGCGGGCGGTGACCACCCACGGCCGGGAGATCGTCAGAGGCTCCGAGTCCGGCACCGGGCGCACCGACGCGATCTCGTCCGGGCTGCGCTATCCGAAGGCCGAGGAGGACACCGGCGGCGACACCAAGCCGGCCGCCGAGACCGTCTGTCTCCAGGTCAGCAACTCCTTCTCCGCCCCGGCGTCGGTGAAGACCGCGCCCGGTATGCCGGTCGAGCTGACCGTCGACCTGGTGGACGCCCCCGACGAGGCCGCAGACGTCGCCGCGTTCGGTCTCGGCCGCGGCTGGTGGCTGCTGGGCGTCCTGGTCCTCACGGGCCTGGTCGCGGGCCTGCTGACCGGCTGGATCTCACGCTGGCGTATCGCTGTCTGGAGGACCAGCTGA
- a CDS encoding GNAT family N-acetyltransferase, with protein MDNDPLMARARRLWESLAGVPVSFAPSGGPVVVTAPASALAPPSWVGTVLLGDAALVTAPTEEVAHGVRRALRGLPAHALTEPGAVAGVLPVAEVLGPAALAYLAPAAFRPYEPPQTAVATLPAGHADLLRLLAAVSEEDAGECGLDEITSPAFVVREGAGVVAAAGYRDWPGEAAHLCVLTAPHARGRGLARAVASAATAHALAAGRLPQWRARPEASRRVARALGYRELGSQLSVLPGAAS; from the coding sequence ATGGACAACGATCCGCTGATGGCCCGGGCCCGCCGGCTGTGGGAGTCGCTGGCCGGGGTGCCGGTCTCGTTCGCCCCGTCCGGCGGCCCGGTGGTGGTCACGGCCCCCGCGTCCGCCCTGGCCCCGCCGTCCTGGGTGGGCACGGTGCTGCTGGGCGACGCGGCCCTGGTCACCGCGCCCACGGAGGAGGTGGCGCACGGGGTGCGCCGCGCGCTGCGTGGTCTGCCGGCACACGCCCTGACCGAACCCGGCGCGGTGGCCGGGGTGCTGCCGGTCGCCGAGGTGCTGGGGCCGGCCGCGCTCGCCTATCTGGCCCCCGCGGCCTTCCGGCCGTACGAGCCCCCGCAGACCGCCGTCGCCACCCTGCCCGCCGGCCACGCGGATCTGCTGCGGCTGCTCGCCGCGGTGAGCGAGGAGGACGCGGGAGAGTGCGGGCTCGACGAGATCACCTCCCCGGCCTTCGTCGTACGGGAGGGGGCGGGCGTGGTCGCGGCGGCCGGGTACCGGGACTGGCCGGGGGAGGCCGCGCATCTGTGCGTCCTGACCGCACCGCACGCCCGGGGCCGTGGTCTGGCGCGGGCGGTGGCCTCCGCCGCGACCGCGCACGCCCTCGCGGCCGGCCGGCTGCCCCAGTGGCGGGCGCGGCCCGAGGCGTCGCGACGGGTGGCACGGGCCCTCGGCTACCGGGAACTGGGCAGCCAGCTGAGCGTGTTGCCGGGAGCGGCCTCCTGA
- a CDS encoding GDSL-type esterase/lipase family protein, producing the protein MSITEPLPITTPVTADLLRGALDLERTEAGLLPHRLPAWARAQCADGRLAMAEAQPSGVRLAFRTRATAIELDALRTRTAYRDAPPRPEGVYDLLVDGTLAGQAAVGGGHVLMVDMTTGATEFLPGPVGTVRFAGLDGDEKDVEIWLPYNERTELVALRTDAPVTPAPDRGRKVWLHHGSSISHGSDAASPTATWPARASLLGGAELVSLGFGGSALLDPFTARAMRDTPADLISVKIGINLVNMDLMRLRAFTPAVHGFLDTIREGHPETPLLVVSPVLCPIHEDTPGPSAPDLSGLAEGRIRFIAAGDPAERAAGKLTLHVIRDELARVVEQRSADDPHLHYLDGRELYGEADFAELPLPDGLHPDAATHLRMGERFAALAFGAGGPLATA; encoded by the coding sequence ATGAGCATCACCGAGCCCCTCCCGATCACCACACCCGTCACGGCGGACCTCCTGCGCGGCGCGCTCGACCTGGAGCGCACCGAGGCCGGGCTCCTCCCGCACCGGCTGCCCGCGTGGGCCCGCGCCCAGTGCGCCGACGGCCGGCTCGCGATGGCGGAGGCCCAGCCCTCCGGCGTACGGCTGGCCTTCCGCACCCGGGCCACCGCGATCGAACTGGACGCCCTGCGCACCAGGACCGCCTACCGGGACGCCCCGCCGCGCCCGGAGGGGGTGTACGACCTGCTCGTGGACGGCACGCTCGCCGGGCAGGCCGCGGTGGGCGGCGGCCATGTCCTGATGGTCGACATGACGACCGGGGCGACGGAGTTCCTTCCCGGACCGGTGGGGACCGTACGGTTCGCCGGGCTGGACGGGGACGAGAAGGACGTGGAGATCTGGCTGCCGTACAACGAGCGGACCGAACTCGTCGCCCTGCGCACCGACGCCCCCGTCACCCCCGCGCCGGACCGCGGCCGCAAGGTGTGGCTGCACCACGGGAGTTCGATCAGCCACGGCTCCGACGCCGCGAGCCCGACCGCCACCTGGCCCGCCCGGGCCTCGCTGCTCGGCGGTGCGGAGCTGGTCAGCCTCGGATTCGGCGGCAGCGCCCTGCTCGACCCGTTCACCGCCCGCGCGATGCGCGACACCCCCGCCGACCTCATCAGCGTGAAGATCGGCATCAACCTCGTCAACATGGACCTGATGCGGCTGCGCGCCTTCACCCCGGCGGTGCACGGCTTTCTCGACACTATCCGCGAGGGCCACCCCGAGACCCCGCTCCTGGTCGTCTCGCCCGTGCTGTGCCCCATCCACGAGGACACGCCGGGACCCAGCGCCCCCGACCTCAGCGGGCTCGCCGAGGGCCGCATCCGCTTCATCGCGGCGGGCGACCCGGCGGAACGCGCCGCGGGCAAGCTGACGCTCCACGTCATCCGGGACGAACTGGCCCGTGTGGTGGAGCAGCGGTCGGCCGACGACCCGCATCTGCACTACCTCGACGGCAGGGAGCTCTACGGCGAGGCGGACTTCGCCGAACTCCCCCTGCCCGACGGGCTCCACCCGGACGCTGCCACGCATCTGCGCATGGGCGAACGGTTCGCCGCCCTGGCCTTCGGCGCGGGCGGTCCGCTGGCCACCGCGTAA
- a CDS encoding TetR-like C-terminal domain-containing protein: MVRAGLTAERLTRAGAELADEVGFEQVTVSALARRFDVKVASLYAHLKNSHDLRTRIALLALEELADRGAAALAGRAGKDALTAFADVYRDYAREHPGRYAAAQYRLDPEAAAASAGGRHARMTRAILRGYDLTEPDQTHAVRLLGSVFHGYVSLEAQGGFSHSAPDSQVSWERVLDALDALLRNWPAP, encoded by the coding sequence ATGGTGCGTGCGGGGCTGACCGCGGAACGCTTGACCCGGGCCGGGGCGGAGCTGGCCGACGAGGTCGGGTTCGAGCAGGTGACGGTATCGGCGCTCGCCCGGCGGTTCGACGTGAAAGTCGCCAGCCTGTACGCGCACCTGAAGAACTCCCACGACCTCAGGACCCGGATCGCCCTGCTCGCCCTGGAGGAACTCGCCGACCGGGGCGCCGCCGCTCTGGCGGGCCGGGCCGGCAAGGACGCCCTGACCGCCTTCGCGGACGTCTACCGCGACTACGCCCGCGAACACCCCGGCCGCTACGCCGCCGCCCAGTACCGGCTCGACCCCGAGGCGGCCGCCGCCAGTGCCGGCGGGCGGCACGCGCGGATGACCCGGGCGATCCTGCGGGGCTACGACCTGACCGAACCGGACCAGACACACGCCGTCCGGCTGCTGGGCAGCGTCTTCCACGGCTACGTCAGCCTGGAGGCGCAGGGCGGCTTCAGCCACAGTGCCCCCGACTCCCAGGTGTCCTGGGAACGGGTCCTGGACGCCCTCGACGCCCTTCTGCGGAACTGGCCCGCGCCCTGA
- a CDS encoding cytochrome P450 has translation MPMETGAAVDAEPRGHRIVPGPRGLPLLGNLPQFAKDPLAFFERLRGCGDMVRWRFGPHPCVFVADPECIGELLAETERSFDQPALGIAFRTVMGNGVVVARGADWRRKRSLVQPSVRPKQVRSYASTMAAGAVELADTWAGGERVDVKREMSALTQKIAVRTIFGVDTPADSEAMGRAMDVAQTEIGKEFAGIGALLPDWVPTPGRARIKKAAAVIDAEVGRVVARHRDGGDERPDLLSRLLTAVDETGAHLTDREIRDEAVTLYIGGHETTSSTLVWAWYLLSRNPGARAALTEELDRVIGGREPGFDDFARLTYTQAVIKETLRLYPTIWLVTGVAKEGARIGGVPMAKGTRVWSSQWATHRDARWFPEPEAFRPERWDAEAGEEIAQYAWFPFGGGPRACLGTRFAMVEAVLILAVIARRFDLDVDPGAIGPVPTLTLQPDREVMATVRAR, from the coding sequence ATGCCCATGGAGACCGGTGCGGCCGTCGATGCCGAGCCGCGCGGCCACAGGATCGTCCCGGGCCCCAGGGGGCTGCCCCTGCTCGGGAACCTGCCCCAGTTCGCCAAGGATCCCCTCGCCTTCTTCGAGCGGCTGCGCGGCTGCGGCGACATGGTCCGCTGGCGGTTCGGACCCCACCCCTGCGTGTTCGTCGCCGACCCGGAGTGCATCGGCGAACTCCTCGCCGAGACGGAACGCAGCTTCGACCAGCCGGCCCTGGGCATCGCCTTCCGCACCGTGATGGGCAACGGGGTCGTCGTGGCACGCGGGGCCGACTGGCGCCGCAAGCGCTCGCTCGTCCAGCCGTCCGTACGGCCCAAGCAGGTGCGGTCGTACGCGTCGACCATGGCGGCCGGCGCGGTGGAGCTCGCGGACACCTGGGCGGGCGGCGAACGCGTCGACGTCAAGCGGGAGATGTCCGCCCTCACCCAGAAGATCGCCGTCCGGACCATCTTCGGCGTCGATACCCCCGCCGACAGCGAGGCGATGGGCCGGGCCATGGACGTGGCGCAGACCGAGATAGGCAAGGAGTTCGCGGGGATCGGCGCGCTGCTGCCGGACTGGGTGCCCACACCGGGGCGGGCCAGGATCAAGAAGGCCGCCGCCGTCATCGACGCCGAGGTGGGGCGGGTCGTCGCGCGGCACCGCGACGGCGGGGACGAGCGCCCGGACCTGCTCAGCCGGCTGCTCACCGCCGTCGACGAGACCGGGGCGCACCTCACGGACCGGGAGATCCGCGACGAGGCGGTCACGCTGTACATCGGCGGCCACGAGACGACCAGCTCGACGCTGGTGTGGGCCTGGTACCTGCTCTCCCGCAACCCCGGGGCGCGGGCCGCGCTCACCGAGGAGCTGGACCGGGTCATCGGCGGCCGTGAGCCCGGATTCGACGACTTCGCGCGGCTCACGTACACCCAGGCGGTCATCAAGGAGACGCTGCGGCTGTATCCGACGATCTGGCTGGTCACCGGGGTCGCGAAGGAGGGGGCGCGGATCGGCGGGGTGCCGATGGCGAAGGGCACCCGGGTGTGGAGCAGCCAGTGGGCCACGCACCGGGACGCGCGGTGGTTCCCCGAGCCGGAGGCGTTCCGCCCGGAGCGCTGGGACGCGGAGGCGGGCGAGGAGATCGCGCAGTACGCGTGGTTCCCGTTCGGCGGCGGCCCCCGGGCCTGCCTGGGCACCCGGTTCGCCATGGTGGAGGCGGTGCTGATCCTGGCGGTGATCGCGCGCCGGTTCGACCTGGACGTGGACCCGGGTGCGATCGGCCCGGTGCCGACGCTGACCCTTCAGCCGGACCGCGAGGTGATGGCCACGGTGCGGGCCCGGTAG
- a CDS encoding DUF4232 domain-containing protein codes for MRLCSALTAAVTAAAAVALTATGASATAPAARPGACQEKALRISASPGGQHNAARITVTNRGARTCAVDRIPSITFRGLDGSAGPVPPATSGPYVLSPGERGYAAVRTAARGSTQGHVVRSLSVAADPAHYGVTFGAASVGMERGIRVWEPVTTLWHGSRGAADRALAAAVR; via the coding sequence ATGCGTCTGTGCTCAGCTCTCACCGCCGCCGTCACCGCGGCGGCCGCCGTGGCCCTGACGGCCACCGGGGCCTCGGCCACCGCACCGGCGGCCCGCCCGGGCGCCTGCCAGGAGAAGGCCCTGCGGATCTCCGCATCCCCCGGCGGGCAGCACAACGCGGCCCGGATCACCGTCACCAACCGGGGCGCGCGCACCTGCGCCGTGGACCGCATCCCCAGCATCACCTTCCGGGGCCTGGACGGCTCGGCCGGGCCCGTGCCGCCCGCCACGAGCGGCCCCTACGTGCTCTCGCCGGGCGAGCGCGGGTACGCCGCCGTGCGCACGGCGGCACGCGGGAGCACCCAGGGGCATGTGGTGCGCAGCCTCTCGGTGGCGGCGGACCCCGCCCACTACGGGGTCACCTTCGGCGCGGCCTCGGTGGGCATGGAGCGCGGGATCCGGGTGTGGGAGCCGGTGACGACGCTGTGGCACGGCTCGCGGGGCGCCGCCGACCGCGCGCTGGCCGCCGCGGTCCGCTGA